One genomic region from Pseudomonas sp. R5-89-07 encodes:
- a CDS encoding cation-translocating P-type ATPase, producing MNGPTTFDLPIGGMTCASCAGRVERALGKVPGVQRVSVNLANERAHVEGLHPLDPGVLIAAVEKAGYTATLPQSETATQASQAQRLHHERWALMLAIMLALPLVLPMLVEPFGVHWMLPAWVQFALATPVQFILGARFYSAAWKAVRAGAGNMDLLVAIGTSAGYGLSVYQWLTRPAPHLYFEASAVVIALVLLGKYLESRAKRHTASAIRALEALRPERAVRVLEGREEDVAISALTLGDLVLVKPGERFPVDGEVVDGQSHADEALISGESLPVPKQPGDAVTGGAINGEGRLLIRTRALGAESVLARIIRLVEDAQAAKAPIQKLVDKVSQVFVPAVLVLALLTLAGWWLYGAPLESAIINAVAVLVIACPCALGLATPTAIMAGTGVAARHGILIKDAEALEHAQGVSAVVFDKTGTLTSGAPKIAHLAALDGNESLLLQQAGALQRGSEHPLAKAVLEACEEQGLKVADVSASQSLTGRGIAGTLDGRQLALGNRRLLEDAGLDASALSQQATAWEAEGRTLSWLIEQGANPRVLGLFAFGDTLKPGALQAVQQLKAQHISSHLLTGDNRGSARVVAEALGIDDVHAEVLPADKAATVTELKKTGRVAMVGDGINDAPALAAADIGIAMGGGTDVAMHAAGITLMRGDPRLVPAALEICRKTYAKIRQNLFWAFVYNLIGIPLAAFGLLNPVLAGAAMALSSVSVVSNALLLKTWKPKDLEDQRP from the coding sequence ATGAATGGACCCACCACCTTTGACCTGCCCATCGGCGGCATGACCTGCGCCAGTTGCGCCGGCCGTGTGGAGCGTGCGCTGGGCAAGGTGCCGGGGGTGCAACGCGTCAGCGTCAACCTGGCCAACGAACGTGCCCACGTTGAAGGACTCCACCCACTGGATCCCGGGGTATTGATCGCCGCGGTCGAAAAAGCCGGCTACACCGCCACCCTGCCCCAGAGCGAAACCGCCACCCAGGCCAGTCAAGCCCAACGCCTGCATCACGAGCGCTGGGCGCTGATGCTGGCGATCATGCTGGCGCTGCCCCTGGTGCTGCCGATGCTGGTGGAACCCTTCGGCGTGCACTGGATGCTCCCCGCCTGGGTCCAATTCGCCCTGGCGACGCCGGTGCAATTCATCCTCGGTGCGCGTTTTTACAGCGCGGCGTGGAAGGCCGTGCGGGCCGGTGCGGGCAACATGGACCTGCTGGTGGCGATCGGCACCAGCGCCGGTTACGGCCTGAGCGTCTATCAATGGCTCACACGGCCCGCTCCGCACTTGTATTTCGAAGCCTCGGCCGTAGTGATCGCGCTGGTGTTGCTGGGTAAATATCTGGAAAGCCGCGCCAAGCGCCACACCGCCAGCGCCATCCGCGCCCTCGAAGCCTTGCGCCCCGAGCGGGCGGTGCGCGTGCTGGAGGGCCGCGAGGAAGACGTGGCCATCAGCGCACTCACGCTCGGCGACCTGGTTCTGGTCAAGCCGGGCGAACGTTTCCCGGTGGATGGGGAAGTGGTCGACGGCCAAAGCCATGCCGACGAAGCGCTGATCAGCGGCGAAAGCCTGCCGGTGCCGAAACAGCCCGGCGATGCGGTCACCGGCGGCGCCATCAACGGCGAAGGCCGGCTGCTGATACGCACTCGGGCCCTGGGTGCGGAGAGCGTGCTGGCACGCATCATTCGCCTGGTCGAAGACGCCCAGGCCGCCAAGGCACCGATCCAGAAACTGGTGGATAAGGTCAGTCAGGTATTCGTCCCCGCCGTGCTGGTTCTGGCGTTGCTCACCCTGGCGGGCTGGTGGCTGTACGGCGCGCCGCTGGAGAGCGCAATCATCAATGCGGTCGCGGTACTGGTGATCGCCTGCCCCTGTGCCCTGGGCCTGGCGACGCCGACTGCGATCATGGCCGGCACCGGTGTCGCCGCGCGCCATGGCATTCTGATCAAGGATGCCGAAGCCCTGGAACATGCCCAGGGGGTGAGCGCCGTGGTGTTCGACAAGACCGGCACCCTCACCTCGGGCGCGCCGAAGATCGCGCATTTGGCGGCGCTGGACGGCAACGAATCCTTACTGCTGCAACAGGCGGGCGCCTTGCAGCGCGGCAGCGAGCACCCGCTGGCCAAGGCCGTGCTGGAGGCCTGTGAAGAGCAGGGGCTGAAGGTGGCCGATGTCAGCGCCAGCCAGTCCCTGACCGGACGCGGCATTGCCGGCACCCTTGACGGCCGGCAACTGGCCCTGGGCAATCGGCGCCTGCTCGAAGACGCCGGCCTTGATGCCAGCGCCTTGAGTCAGCAAGCCACCGCCTGGGAAGCCGAAGGCCGCACCTTGTCCTGGCTGATCGAACAAGGCGCAAATCCCCGCGTGCTGGGGCTGTTCGCGTTTGGCGACACGCTCAAGCCGGGCGCACTGCAGGCCGTGCAACAACTCAAGGCGCAACACATCAGCAGTCACCTGCTCACCGGCGATAATCGCGGCAGCGCGCGGGTGGTCGCCGAGGCGCTGGGCATCGACGATGTACACGCCGAAGTGCTGCCCGCCGACAAAGCCGCCACCGTGACCGAGCTGAAAAAAACCGGCAGGGTGGCCATGGTCGGCGACGGCATCAACGACGCACCGGCCCTGGCCGCAGCCGATATCGGCATCGCCATGGGCGGCGGCACCGACGTGGCCATGCACGCCGCCGGCATCACCCTGATGCGCGGCGACCCGCGCCTGGTGCCGGCGGCCCTGGAGATCTGCCGCAAGACCTACGCAAAAATCCGCCAGAACCTGTTCTGGGCCTTTGTATATAACTTGATCGGCATTCCCCTGGCGGCCTTCGGCTTGCTCAACCCGGTGCTGGCCGGCGCGGCGATGGCGTTGTCCAGCGTCAGTGTGGTGAGCAATGCGTTGCTGCTCAAAACCTGGAAACCCAAGGACCTGGAGGATCAACGTCCATGA
- a CDS encoding heavy-metal-associated domain-containing protein: MQVFNVEGMTCGHCVRAVTQAVQAQDADAKVTVDLAAKQVSVQSKLERDEISELIKEEGYTVV, from the coding sequence ATGCAAGTATTCAATGTTGAAGGAATGACCTGCGGCCATTGTGTTCGTGCGGTGACCCAGGCGGTGCAGGCCCAGGATGCCGATGCCAAGGTCACGGTGGACCTCGCGGCCAAGCAAGTCAGTGTGCAGAGCAAACTCGAGCGTGACGAGATCTCGGAGCTGATCAAGGAAGAGGGCTACACAGTCGTCTGA
- a CDS encoding multidrug effflux MFS transporter, with amino-acid sequence MNLRIILILGALSAFAPLAIDFYLPGFPAMATAFATDEKHIQLTLAVYFGGLAIGQLIYGPLADRFGRRVPLLSGVTLFTLASFACAYAPSLEWLIGARFVQALGGCAGMVISRAVVSDKCDAVGSAKVYSQLMLVTGLAPILAPLAGGIMVGVWGWQSIFLALSLFSVMAAIAVAVGLPETFPAHQPRQPLSGSLRRYGSLLSDRVYLGYALTGGISIAGMFAYIAGSPFVFIKLYGVPAEHYGWLFGSNAAGFILVAQLNARLLAKRGPAFLLSRTVWVYVAAALALLGIAALRTEALWPLLVPLFICIASLGCILPNTSACAMNGQGARAGSASALLGCIQFGVAAGAASLVGVLHDGTAMPMAMVISLCGVLAVTIAMSTQRLQRARAAQAQV; translated from the coding sequence ATGAACCTTCGCATTATTCTGATTCTGGGCGCCTTGAGCGCCTTCGCGCCGTTGGCGATCGACTTTTACCTGCCGGGCTTCCCGGCGATGGCGACCGCCTTTGCCACCGACGAAAAACACATCCAGCTGACCCTGGCGGTGTATTTCGGCGGGCTGGCCATCGGCCAATTGATCTACGGCCCGTTGGCCGACCGCTTTGGCCGGCGCGTGCCGCTGCTCAGCGGCGTCACGCTGTTTACCCTCGCATCTTTCGCCTGTGCCTATGCGCCGTCCCTGGAATGGCTGATCGGTGCGCGCTTCGTGCAGGCCCTCGGCGGTTGCGCGGGCATGGTGATCTCGCGGGCGGTGGTGAGTGACAAATGCGACGCCGTGGGCTCGGCCAAGGTGTATTCGCAACTGATGCTGGTGACCGGCCTGGCGCCGATTCTCGCACCGCTGGCGGGTGGGATCATGGTGGGGGTGTGGGGCTGGCAGTCGATTTTCCTGGCACTGTCGCTGTTCAGCGTGATGGCGGCCATTGCCGTGGCCGTGGGCTTGCCGGAAACCTTTCCGGCGCATCAGCCGCGCCAGCCGTTGTCCGGCTCGCTGCGCCGCTACGGCTCGCTGTTGTCGGACCGGGTCTACTTGGGCTACGCCTTGACCGGCGGCATCTCGATTGCCGGGATGTTTGCCTACATCGCCGGTTCGCCGTTCGTGTTCATCAAGCTGTACGGCGTTCCCGCCGAGCATTACGGCTGGCTGTTTGGCTCCAACGCCGCCGGTTTTATCCTGGTGGCGCAGCTCAATGCACGGTTACTGGCCAAACGCGGCCCGGCGTTCTTGCTCTCGCGTACGGTGTGGGTTTATGTCGCGGCGGCGCTGGCCCTGCTGGGGATTGCAGCGCTGCGCACCGAAGCCCTGTGGCCGTTGCTGGTGCCGCTGTTTATCTGTATCGCCAGCCTGGGTTGCATTTTGCCTAACACCTCGGCCTGCGCCATGAACGGGCAAGGCGCGCGCGCAGGCAGCGCGTCGGCGTTGCTCGGTTGCATTCAGTTCGGTGTGGCGGCGGGTGCTGCATCGCTGGTGGGTGTGTTGCACGACGGCACGGCGATGCCGATGGCGATGGTGATCAGCCTGTGCGGTGTGCTGGCGGTGACGATTGCGATGTCGACCCAGCGCCTGCAACGGGCCAGGGCCGCGCAAGCGCAGGTCTGA
- a CDS encoding zinc-binding alcohol dehydrogenase family protein, translated as MKAIAYYTSLPISDVNALQDIELPEPVAGPRDLLVEVKAISVNPVDTKVRQNVAPEHGAAKVLGWDVAGVVKAVGSEVTLFKAGDKVFYAGSLVRPGGNSELHTVDERIVGHMPQSLGFAEAAALPLTAITAWELLFERLQVPEGKVDQGQSLLIVGAAGGVGSILTQLARQLTALKVIGTASRPETQAWAKALGAELVIDHSQPLSEALKQAGHPQVTHVASLTQTDHHLDQLVEALQPQGKLALIDDPKALDVSKLKRKSLSLHWEFMYTRSMFETPDMIEQHNLLNRVAALIDAGTLETTVGEHFGVINAANLRRAHALLESGKAKGKIVLEGF; from the coding sequence ATGAAAGCCATCGCCTACTACACTTCCCTGCCCATCAGCGACGTTAACGCCCTGCAAGACATCGAGCTGCCTGAACCGGTCGCCGGGCCGCGCGACCTGCTGGTGGAAGTCAAAGCCATCTCGGTCAACCCGGTGGACACCAAGGTGCGCCAGAACGTCGCCCCGGAACATGGCGCCGCCAAGGTGCTCGGCTGGGACGTGGCCGGTGTGGTAAAGGCAGTCGGTAGCGAAGTGACGCTGTTCAAGGCCGGCGACAAGGTGTTCTACGCCGGCTCCCTGGTTCGCCCTGGCGGCAACAGCGAGCTGCACACCGTGGACGAACGCATCGTTGGGCATATGCCGCAGAGCCTGGGCTTTGCCGAAGCCGCGGCGCTGCCATTGACCGCCATCACGGCCTGGGAGCTGCTGTTCGAACGCCTGCAGGTGCCCGAGGGCAAGGTGGACCAGGGCCAGAGCCTGCTGATCGTCGGTGCGGCGGGCGGCGTGGGTTCGATCCTGACCCAGTTGGCCCGCCAGCTCACCGCGCTGAAAGTCATCGGTACCGCCTCGCGCCCTGAAACTCAGGCGTGGGCCAAGGCCCTGGGCGCCGAGCTGGTGATCGACCATAGCCAGCCGTTGAGCGAAGCGCTGAAGCAAGCCGGCCACCCCCAAGTGACCCACGTCGCCAGCCTGACCCAGACCGACCATCACCTAGATCAACTGGTAGAAGCCCTGCAGCCGCAAGGCAAGCTGGCGTTGATCGACGACCCCAAGGCCCTGGACGTCAGCAAGCTCAAGCGCAAGAGCTTGTCGCTGCATTGGGAGTTCATGTACACCCGCTCGATGTTCGAGACACCGGACATGATCGAGCAGCACAACCTGCTCAATCGGGTGGCCGCGCTGATCGACGCCGGCACCCTGGAAACCACGGTCGGCGAGCACTTTGGTGTGATCAACGCGGCCAACCTGCGGCGTGCCCACGCGCTGCTGGAAAGCGGCAAGGCCAAGGGCAAGATCGTGTTAGAGGGGTTCTAA
- a CDS encoding putative quinol monooxygenase, whose product MPTAFNVIATLIAKPGQQATLETLLRDLLEPTRQEPGCEQYDLHQDLQHPETFYMLERWTDDAALADHDQSAHIQNFRTKAADVIEHFELKRLQFLA is encoded by the coding sequence ATGCCTACTGCCTTTAACGTCATCGCCACGCTGATCGCCAAGCCCGGCCAACAGGCCACTCTGGAAACCCTGCTGCGTGATCTGCTCGAACCGACTCGACAGGAACCCGGCTGTGAGCAGTACGACCTGCACCAGGACCTGCAACACCCCGAGACGTTCTACATGCTCGAGCGCTGGACCGATGACGCGGCCCTGGCCGACCACGACCAAAGCGCGCATATCCAGAATTTTCGAACCAAGGCCGCCGACGTGATCGAACACTTCGAACTCAAGCGCCTGCAGTTTCTCGCCTGA
- a CDS encoding LysR family transcriptional regulator, with translation MLRFDDLQLFVRAADLGSLSAAARVMDLSPAVASAALKRIEHQLGTRLLARSTRSLRLTAEGEGFLTYARAALSSLDEGRRLLASGQDHVSGMLQLSAPSDFGRNQLLPWLDDFQREYPQLSVRLLLGDRIADLFRQPVDIALRYGEPEDSSLVALPIAPENVRVLCAAPSYLARHGEPRHLEQLAQHNCLLYMLAGRVHDHWRFYDGKREVSLTVTGDRVSDDADVVRRWAVAGVGIAYKSWLDVSTDVVAGRLRLILPELRGERTPLNLLCAHRAQLSKPVNLLREMLVARCATLAAQRSERFAAK, from the coding sequence ATGCTGCGCTTTGATGATTTGCAATTGTTTGTACGGGCGGCGGACCTGGGTAGCCTGTCGGCGGCCGCGCGGGTGATGGACCTTTCCCCGGCGGTGGCCAGCGCCGCGTTGAAGCGCATAGAACACCAACTGGGCACGCGCTTGCTGGCGCGCTCTACCCGCAGCCTGCGCTTGACCGCCGAAGGTGAGGGGTTTCTGACCTACGCCCGCGCCGCGTTGAGTTCATTGGATGAAGGGCGGCGTTTGTTGGCCAGCGGGCAAGACCACGTCAGCGGCATGCTGCAACTGTCGGCACCTTCGGATTTCGGGCGCAATCAGCTGTTGCCCTGGCTGGATGATTTCCAGCGCGAATACCCGCAACTGAGCGTGCGCCTGTTGTTGGGTGATCGCATTGCCGACCTGTTCCGGCAGCCTGTGGATATCGCTTTGCGTTATGGCGAGCCTGAGGACTCCAGCCTGGTTGCGCTGCCCATCGCCCCGGAGAATGTACGGGTGCTGTGCGCCGCGCCGAGTTATCTGGCCCGTCACGGCGAGCCGCGGCACCTCGAACAACTGGCCCAGCATAATTGCCTGCTTTATATGCTCGCTGGCCGCGTGCATGACCATTGGCGCTTTTACGACGGCAAGCGCGAGGTCAGCCTGACCGTCACGGGGGATCGCGTCAGCGATGACGCCGACGTGGTGCGTCGCTGGGCGGTGGCGGGCGTCGGCATTGCCTATAAATCCTGGCTGGATGTGAGTACCGACGTTGTGGCTGGACGCTTACGCTTGATCCTGCCGGAGCTGCGCGGTGAGCGCACACCGCTCAACCTGCTGTGCGCGCATCGTGCGCAGTTGAGTAAGCCCGTCAACTTGCTGCGGGAAATGCTCGTGGCCCGTTGTGCGACATTGGCGGCACAACGGTCGGAGCGATTCGCTGCGAAGTAA
- a CDS encoding helix-turn-helix transcriptional regulator yields MEQAPGISHIASLLAEPKRTAMLWALMDGSAKSSEELAMFAGLSAASANAHLARLTGSGLLRVEARRGRRLFRMAAADVSAALDALATTTMASVGRCTRNTPPPALPVPPLLRRARVCQDHLGGELAAGLYQRMTEAGWIQRYEQRTEVTVKGNRHLAQLGIFIQAFSSPLVCDCFDWSQQQPHVGGALGAGLLQLFLQSNWVSAIDESQALSVSEVGLKEISRLATPQERRS; encoded by the coding sequence ATGGAACAGGCACCAGGTATCAGTCATATCGCCAGCTTGCTTGCCGAGCCCAAGCGCACCGCAATGCTGTGGGCATTGATGGACGGTTCGGCGAAATCTTCAGAGGAGCTGGCGATGTTCGCCGGGCTGTCTGCGGCGTCGGCCAATGCCCATTTGGCGCGGTTGACCGGCAGCGGGCTGCTGCGGGTCGAAGCACGCCGGGGCAGGCGGCTGTTTCGCATGGCGGCCGCGGATGTCAGCGCCGCCCTTGATGCGCTGGCGACAACCACCATGGCCAGTGTGGGGCGCTGTACGCGGAATACTCCGCCGCCGGCGTTGCCGGTACCGCCGCTGTTGCGTCGCGCCCGCGTGTGCCAGGACCACCTCGGCGGCGAGCTGGCGGCCGGCCTGTACCAACGGATGACGGAGGCCGGGTGGATCCAGCGTTACGAACAACGTACCGAAGTCACGGTCAAGGGCAACCGGCATTTGGCGCAGCTGGGTATTTTTATCCAGGCGTTCTCATCGCCTCTGGTCTGCGACTGTTTCGACTGGAGCCAACAGCAACCCCATGTGGGCGGTGCGCTCGGCGCAGGGTTGCTGCAACTGTTTTTGCAGTCAAACTGGGTCAGTGCGATCGACGAATCCCAGGCCTTGTCTGTCAGCGAAGTAGGGCTGAAAGAAATTAGCCGGCTGGCCACGCCGCAGGAGCGTCGCTCTTAG
- a CDS encoding MFS transporter, protein MGTQGYSAAERLERLPISGYHRIIFIIIALAFFFDSMDLAMMTFLLGSIKTEFGLSTAQAGLLASSSFFGMVIGASLSGMLADRFGRKPVFQWSIVLWGVASYLCSTAQTVETLTLFRILLGIGMGMEFPIAQSMLSELIPAKRRGRYIALMDGFWPLGFVAAGVLSYFLLPVVGWRDIFLVLAVPAVFVLAIRFFIPESPRWLEQAGRHEAADKVLLGIEQKVRDSLGRADLPEPVALPRVASAPGTFFSAFQQLWSAQYRQRTLMIWSVWFFALLGFYGLTSWLSALLQQSGFAVTQSVYYTVIISLGGIPGFLMAAWLVERWGRKPVCVVTLLGGGVMAFLYGQSAVFGGNVGLLITSGLLMQFFLFGMWAVLYTYTPELYPTSARATGSGFASAIGRVGSLLGPLVTGLVFPITGQGGVFALGALCFAVAALVVWVFGMETKGKTLEELTEI, encoded by the coding sequence ATGGGTACTCAGGGTTATAGCGCAGCAGAGCGGCTGGAACGGTTGCCCATCAGTGGTTACCACCGAATCATCTTCATCATTATTGCCCTGGCGTTTTTCTTCGATTCCATGGACCTGGCAATGATGACGTTTCTATTAGGCTCGATCAAAACCGAGTTCGGCCTGAGTACGGCCCAAGCCGGGCTACTGGCCAGTTCGAGCTTTTTCGGCATGGTGATCGGCGCTTCGCTCTCAGGGATGCTCGCGGATCGCTTCGGACGCAAGCCGGTGTTTCAGTGGAGCATCGTGCTGTGGGGCGTCGCCAGTTACTTGTGTTCCACGGCGCAGACCGTTGAGACGCTGACGCTGTTTCGTATCCTGCTGGGCATTGGCATGGGCATGGAATTTCCCATCGCACAGTCGATGTTGTCGGAGCTGATTCCGGCAAAGCGACGGGGTCGGTATATCGCGCTGATGGATGGTTTTTGGCCGCTTGGGTTTGTTGCCGCTGGGGTGTTGTCTTATTTCCTGCTGCCAGTGGTCGGCTGGCGCGACATCTTCCTCGTGCTGGCGGTGCCGGCGGTGTTTGTGCTGGCCATCCGGTTTTTCATTCCGGAGTCGCCGCGCTGGTTGGAACAGGCTGGGCGCCACGAGGCGGCGGACAAGGTGTTGCTGGGCATTGAACAGAAGGTGCGCGACTCCCTCGGCCGCGCCGACTTGCCGGAGCCCGTTGCCCTGCCGCGAGTGGCGAGCGCGCCTGGCACTTTCTTCTCGGCCTTCCAGCAGTTGTGGTCGGCGCAGTACCGTCAACGCACCCTGATGATCTGGAGCGTGTGGTTCTTTGCCTTGCTCGGCTTCTACGGGCTGACCTCGTGGTTGAGTGCGTTGCTGCAGCAGTCAGGCTTTGCCGTGACGCAATCGGTGTATTACACGGTGATCATCTCCCTGGGCGGGATACCGGGTTTCCTCATGGCCGCCTGGCTGGTCGAGCGTTGGGGGCGCAAGCCGGTGTGCGTGGTGACGCTGCTGGGTGGCGGGGTGATGGCGTTTTTGTATGGCCAGAGTGCGGTGTTTGGCGGCAACGTGGGGCTGCTGATTACGTCCGGCTTGTTGATGCAGTTCTTTCTGTTTGGCATGTGGGCGGTGTTGTACACCTATACGCCTGAGCTGTATCCCACTTCGGCGCGCGCAACCGGTTCCGGGTTTGCCTCGGCAATTGGGCGGGTGGGGTCGTTGCTGGGGCCACTGGTGACCGGGTTGGTATTTCCGATAACCGGGCAGGGCGGGGTATTTGCCTTGGGCGCCTTGTGTTTCGCAGTGGCGGCGCTGGTGGTGTGGGTATTCGGGATGGAGACCAAGGGCAAGACGTTGGAAGAACTCACCGAAATCTGA
- a CDS encoding adenosine deaminase, which translates to MYDWLNALPKAELHLHLEGSLEPELLFALAERNKIALPWNDVETLRKAYAFNNLQEFLDLYYKGADVLRTSQDFYDLTWAYLLRCKAQNVIHTEPFFDPQTHTDRGVPFEVVLNGIAAALKDGEQQLGITSGLILSFLRHLSEAEAEKTLDQALPFRDAFVAVGLDSSEMGHPPSKFQRVFDRARHEGFLTVAHAGEEGPPEYIWEAIDLLKIQRIDHGVRAIEDERLMQRIIDEQIPLTVCPLSNTKLCVFDDMAQHNILDMLERGVKVTVNSDDPAYFGGYVTENFHALYTSLGMTRDQAKRLAQNSLDARLVKP; encoded by the coding sequence ATGTACGATTGGCTCAACGCCCTGCCCAAGGCTGAACTGCACCTGCACCTGGAAGGCTCGCTGGAGCCTGAGCTGCTGTTCGCCCTGGCCGAACGCAACAAGATTGCGCTGCCGTGGAACGACGTCGAAACCCTGCGCAAGGCCTACGCCTTCAACAATCTGCAAGAGTTTCTCGACCTGTATTACAAAGGCGCCGATGTGCTGCGCACGTCTCAGGACTTCTACGACCTGACCTGGGCCTACCTGCTGCGCTGCAAAGCCCAGAATGTGATCCACACCGAACCCTTCTTCGACCCGCAAACCCACACCGACCGTGGCGTGCCGTTCGAAGTGGTGCTCAACGGCATCGCTGCCGCGCTCAAGGATGGCGAGCAGCAACTGGGCATCACCAGCGGCTTGATCTTGAGCTTCCTGCGCCACCTGAGCGAAGCCGAAGCCGAAAAAACCCTCGACCAGGCGCTGCCGTTCCGTGACGCGTTCGTCGCCGTCGGCCTGGACAGCTCAGAGATGGGCCACCCGCCGAGCAAATTCCAGCGTGTGTTCGACCGTGCCCGTCATGAAGGTTTCCTCACCGTAGCCCACGCCGGCGAAGAAGGCCCGCCCGAATACATCTGGGAAGCCATCGACCTGCTGAAAATCCAGCGCATCGACCACGGCGTGCGCGCCATCGAAGACGAGCGCCTGATGCAGCGCATCATCGACGAGCAGATCCCGTTGACCGTTTGCCCGTTGTCCAATACCAAGCTATGCGTATTCGACGACATGGCCCAGCACAACATTCTCGACATGCTCGAGCGTGGCGTGAAGGTCACGGTGAACTCGGATGACCCGGCCTACTTCGGCGGTTATGTCACCGAGAACTTCCACGCGTTGTACACCTCCCTGGGCATGACCCGGGACCAGGCCAAACGCCTGGCGCAAAATAGCCTGGATGCGCGACTGGTGAAGCCTTAA
- a CDS encoding calcium:proton antiporter, translating to MLTSLKQEKFMLLALIAAIAAYPLEHWMLHSGQMVALLAGLALIAFIVMASMRVAHHAEQLAEKVGDPYGTMILTLAAVLVEVVILAIMMSNEPSPTLVRDTIYSAVMLDINGILGLAALMGGIKHGEQSYNDDSARTYSVMILTAMGVSMVVPEFIPEADWKIYSAFTIGAMMVLYTLFLRMQVGPHSYFFSYSYPEKRRKKLPEHEQAPPVSLAFSIGTLVFGVIVIGALAEVMSKTLDLGLEGTGAPPVITAIVVAAISAAPEILTALRAALANRMQSVVNIALGASLSTVILTVPVMEAMALYTGQPFQMAMTPVQTVMVFITLIVSAINLNDGETNAIEGMTHFVLFATFIMLSLLGL from the coding sequence ATGCTCACTTCCCTCAAGCAAGAAAAATTCATGCTGCTGGCGCTGATTGCTGCCATTGCCGCCTACCCGTTGGAACACTGGATGCTCCACAGCGGGCAGATGGTGGCGTTGCTCGCCGGCCTTGCCTTGATCGCGTTTATCGTGATGGCGTCGATGCGTGTGGCCCATCATGCCGAGCAACTGGCGGAAAAGGTCGGCGACCCCTACGGTACGATGATCCTGACCCTGGCCGCCGTGCTGGTGGAAGTGGTGATCCTGGCGATCATGATGAGCAACGAACCCTCCCCCACCCTGGTGCGCGACACCATCTATTCGGCCGTCATGCTCGATATCAACGGTATCCTCGGCCTGGCCGCGCTGATGGGCGGCATCAAGCATGGCGAGCAGTCCTACAACGATGACTCGGCGCGCACCTACAGCGTGATGATCCTCACCGCCATGGGCGTGTCGATGGTGGTGCCGGAATTCATCCCCGAGGCCGACTGGAAAATCTATTCGGCCTTCACCATTGGCGCGATGATGGTGCTCTACACCCTGTTCCTGAGAATGCAGGTAGGCCCACACAGTTATTTCTTCAGCTACAGCTACCCGGAAAAGCGTCGCAAAAAATTGCCGGAACACGAGCAGGCGCCCCCCGTGAGCCTGGCGTTCTCGATTGGCACCCTGGTGTTTGGCGTGATTGTGATTGGCGCGCTGGCCGAGGTGATGTCCAAGACCCTCGACCTGGGCCTGGAAGGCACGGGTGCCCCGCCAGTGATTACCGCGATTGTGGTGGCGGCCATTTCCGCCGCGCCGGAAATTCTCACGGCGTTGCGCGCCGCCTTGGCCAACCGCATGCAGTCGGTGGTGAACATCGCACTGGGTGCCTCGTTGTCGACGGTGATTCTGACGGTACCGGTGATGGAAGCGATGGCGCTCTATACCGGCCAGCCGTTCCAGATGGCGATGACGCCGGTGCAGACGGTGATGGTGTTTATCACGCTGATCGTCAGTGCGATCAATCTCAATGACGGTGAGACCAATGCCATCGAAGGGATGACGCACTTTGTGTTGTTTGCAACGTTTATCATGCTGTCGCTGCTGGGGCTGTAA